In Chlamydia serpentis, the following are encoded in one genomic region:
- a CDS encoding Organic solvent tolerance protein OstA, with translation MKHYYILLVFLIFICPSANALTHQEAVKKKNSYLNHFKSVSGIVTIEDGVLNIHNNLRIQANKVYVENVGGQGLKLVAHGNVMVNYRAKTLVCDYLEYYEDTDSCLLTNGRFAMYPWFLGGSMITLTPETIVIRKGYISTSEGPKKDLCLSGDYLEYSSDSLLSIGKTTLRLYRIPILFLPPFSIMPMEIPKPPINFRGGTGGFLGSYLGISYSPIAKRHFSSTFFLDSFFKHGVGMGFNMHCSQKQAPENVFNIKSYYAHRLAIDMAEAHDRYRLHGDFHFTHKHVNFSGEYHLSDSWETIADIFPNNFMLKNTGPTRVDCTWNDNYFEGYLTSSVKVNSFQNANQELPYLTLRQYPISIYKTGIYLENVLECGYLNFAFSDNIAGNNFSSLRFALRPKLQKAISLPIGTLSSTLTSSLIYYSDVPELSPHHTQLSGKLQLDYRFLLHKTYIQRRHIIEPFITFIMESSPLAKNEEHYIFSIQDAFHALNLLKAGIDTSVLSKINTSFPKIHAKLSTTHILNNAQSRATFPKTLCELSLPLGKKNTFLINAEWIWKKHCWDHMNLRWEWIGSDNIAMTLEALHRSKYSLIKCDRENFILDVSRPIDQLLNSPLSDRRNLILGKLFVRPHPCWNYRLSLRYGWHRQNTPNYLEYQMILGTKIFEHWQLYGVYEHREADTRFFFFLKLDKQKNFLPYAKA, from the coding sequence ATGAAACATTACTACATACTCTTAGTTTTCTTAATCTTCATATGTCCTTCAGCTAATGCCTTGACTCACCAAGAGGCTGTGAAAAAGAAAAATTCCTATCTAAACCACTTTAAAAGCGTTTCTGGGATAGTTACAATCGAAGATGGTGTGCTGAACATCCATAATAATTTGCGTATACAAGCTAATAAAGTATATGTAGAAAATGTAGGTGGACAAGGCTTGAAGCTTGTAGCTCATGGTAACGTCATGGTAAACTATAGAGCTAAAACTCTAGTTTGCGACTATCTAGAGTACTATGAAGATACAGACTCTTGTCTTCTTACTAACGGACGATTCGCCATGTATCCTTGGTTTTTAGGCGGATCTATGATCACCCTCACGCCAGAAACAATAGTCATCCGGAAGGGATACATCTCGACATCTGAAGGTCCCAAGAAAGATCTTTGCCTTTCTGGAGATTACCTTGAATATTCCTCGGATAGTCTTCTTTCAATAGGAAAGACTACATTAAGGTTATATCGTATTCCGATACTCTTCTTGCCTCCATTTTCTATTATGCCTATGGAAATTCCAAAGCCTCCCATAAACTTTCGTGGGGGAACAGGTGGTTTTTTGGGATCTTATTTAGGAATTAGCTACTCGCCCATTGCTAAAAGGCATTTTTCCTCAACATTTTTTTTAGACAGCTTTTTCAAGCATGGTGTAGGAATGGGATTCAACATGCACTGTTCTCAAAAGCAAGCCCCTGAGAATGTTTTCAATATAAAAAGCTATTACGCTCATCGCCTTGCTATTGACATGGCAGAAGCCCATGATCGCTATCGCTTACATGGGGATTTCCATTTCACTCATAAGCATGTAAATTTTTCTGGAGAATACCACCTCAGCGATAGTTGGGAAACCATTGCTGATATCTTTCCTAACAATTTCATGTTAAAAAATACAGGACCCACACGTGTTGATTGCACTTGGAATGACAACTATTTCGAAGGTTATCTAACCTCCTCTGTTAAGGTAAACTCCTTTCAAAACGCAAACCAAGAGCTTCCCTACTTAACGTTAAGGCAATATCCTATCTCCATCTATAAAACAGGAATTTACCTCGAAAACGTTTTAGAATGTGGGTATCTAAACTTTGCTTTTAGTGATAATATCGCTGGGAATAATTTTTCCTCTTTACGTTTTGCTCTACGCCCTAAACTACAGAAAGCCATTTCCCTACCCATAGGGACTCTTTCATCTACACTTACGAGCTCTCTCATTTATTATAGTGATGTTCCTGAGCTCTCTCCTCACCATACTCAACTCTCTGGGAAGCTACAACTTGATTACCGATTTCTATTACATAAGACCTATATACAAAGACGCCATATTATTGAGCCCTTTATTACTTTCATTATGGAAAGTAGCCCTTTAGCCAAAAATGAAGAGCATTATATTTTTTCTATCCAAGATGCTTTCCACGCTTTAAATCTTTTAAAAGCAGGTATAGATACGTCTGTACTGAGTAAAATCAACACTTCATTCCCTAAAATACATGCTAAATTATCAACAACTCATATCTTAAATAATGCCCAAAGTAGAGCTACCTTTCCTAAAACATTATGCGAACTATCTCTACCTTTAGGAAAGAAAAATACGTTTTTAATAAATGCTGAATGGATATGGAAAAAACACTGCTGGGATCATATGAATCTACGTTGGGAATGGATTGGGAGCGATAATATTGCTATGACTTTAGAAGCTCTACATAGGAGCAAATATAGTCTTATTAAATGTGATCGGGAAAATTTTATTTTAGATGTTAGCCGCCCCATTGATCAATTATTAAATTCTCCTTTATCAGATCGTAGAAACCTTATCTTAGGGAAACTATTTGTACGACCTCATCCTTGCTGGAATTACCGCTTATCACTACGTTATGGGTGGCATCGCCAAAACACTCCAAACTATTTAGAGTATCAGATGATCTTAGGAACAAAAATCTTCGAACACTGGCAGCTCTATGGAGTGTATGAACACCGGGAAGCAGATACCCGCTTTTTCTTCTTTCTAAAACTAGACAAACAAAAAAACTTTCTTCCTTATGCTAAAGCATAG
- a CDS encoding polymorphic outer membrane protein middle domain-containing protein, whose product MKSSFSFLLISSSLTLPLLMSLPVHAADLILGSSDSYNGNINTEEFTPKSATSDANGTTYNLSSDVSISEAGNKTSLTTSCFSNTAGNLIFAGHGFSFNFNNIVSSAEGTVVSNTAAAEVTKFLDISNLRVTGCPRQTGKGAIKIVNNLVFDGNASISFTENVSSENGGAITTKDLSLIGSSKFVSFLSNNSSKQGGAIYASGTASISNNLGVLSFAHNTATTSGGAIAVEGNLAITNNQHIFFDSCIATTEGGAIYCSKSGTSPTLNFSGNESLQFLNNTAKTSGGAIYTDKLVLSSGRGGIFFSKNTCVNASPKGGAIAIKDSGEISISADLGDITFQGNTTSTTANPASVTRNAINLGSGAKFLALRATKGNKIFFYDPITTSGNVADKLSLNKADASSGNTYEGLIIFSGEKLSTEEIKKIENLKSVFVQPLEIASGALILQKGVTLVANTITQVEGSKVVMDGGTSLEANTEGVTLNGLAINIDSLDGANKAIIKASAPNKNVVLSGPIMLVDVQGNFYEHHNLSKEQNFPLVELSAQGDINTADIPDVPTLSATTHYGYQGNWHIAWVEDTTAKTKNATLSWKKTGYKPNPERQGPLVPNSLWGSFIDIRSLQSLMERSTGSLSSPTSLWISGIANFLHEDKKGNQRGYRHSSAGYALGAGFASPFDNFFNFSFCQLFGYDKDHLVAKNHTHVYGGALGYQHLGESKTLAKVFSGNASYLPFVFSAHFAYGHTDNNMKTNYTAYPTVKGSWGNDAFDIKIGGAIPIATSGGRSWIDSYTPFVNLEVVYAHQKDFKENGTEGRFFQSEELFNLALPLGIKFEKVADKMTYDLSLTYVPDLIRSDPDCTTTLVISGDSWSTCATSLSRQALLLGAGNHYRFASNFELFSQCEFELRGSSRSYNIDFGGKFVF is encoded by the coding sequence ATGAAATCGTCTTTTTCCTTTTTATTAATATCTTCATCTCTAACTTTGCCTCTCTTGATGAGTTTACCCGTACATGCTGCGGATCTCATCTTAGGTAGCAGTGACAGCTATAACGGTAATATAAATACCGAGGAATTTACTCCTAAAAGCGCAACCTCAGATGCTAATGGAACTACATACAATCTCAGTAGTGATGTTTCGATTAGTGAAGCAGGGAATAAGACTTCCTTAACAACAAGTTGTTTTTCCAATACGGCAGGTAATCTTATCTTCGCAGGACATGGGTTTTCCTTTAACTTTAATAATATCGTCTCAAGTGCTGAAGGAACTGTGGTTAGCAATACAGCAGCTGCAGAAGTTACGAAATTTTTAGATATTTCCAACCTTCGTGTGACTGGCTGTCCGAGACAAACAGGTAAAGGCGCTATTAAAATTGTGAATAATTTGGTGTTTGATGGTAATGCAAGTATCTCATTTACTGAGAATGTCTCATCTGAAAATGGGGGAGCGATTACTACGAAAGACCTATCTTTAATAGGAAGTTCTAAATTTGTATCTTTTCTTTCTAATAACTCTTCAAAACAAGGAGGAGCAATCTACGCTTCTGGGACTGCTAGTATTTCTAACAATCTAGGAGTATTGAGTTTTGCTCATAATACTGCAACCACATCAGGAGGAGCAATTGCTGTAGAAGGGAATCTTGCAATTACTAATAACCAACATATCTTTTTTGATAGTTGTATAGCAACGACCGAAGGAGGAGCTATTTATTGTAGTAAGTCAGGAACTAGCCCTACGTTGAATTTTTCTGGCAACGAAAGTCTCCAATTTCTTAATAACACAGCAAAGACTAGTGGAGGAGCTATCTATACCGATAAATTGGTATTATCCTCAGGAAGGGGAGGAATATTCTTTTCTAAAAATACCTGCGTAAATGCTTCTCCTAAGGGAGGCGCTATTGCAATTAAAGATTCTGGAGAGATTAGTATCTCAGCAGATCTTGGAGATATTACCTTCCAAGGCAATACTACAAGTACTACAGCCAATCCTGCAAGTGTAACTAGAAATGCTATAAATCTGGGATCTGGGGCGAAGTTTTTAGCCCTCCGTGCTACTAAGGGCAACAAAATTTTCTTTTACGATCCTATAACCACTTCGGGAAATGTTGCTGACAAGTTGTCTTTGAATAAAGCAGATGCAAGTTCTGGAAATACTTATGAAGGACTTATCATCTTTTCAGGAGAAAAACTTTCAACAGAGGAAATTAAGAAAATAGAAAATCTTAAGTCTGTATTTGTACAGCCTCTGGAGATTGCTTCGGGTGCTTTAATATTGCAAAAGGGAGTAACCCTCGTTGCAAACACTATAACTCAAGTAGAGGGATCTAAAGTAGTTATGGATGGGGGAACCTCCTTGGAGGCAAATACTGAGGGAGTCACTCTGAACGGCTTAGCCATTAATATAGATTCATTAGATGGTGCTAACAAAGCTATTATTAAGGCATCTGCTCCCAATAAGAACGTCGTATTATCCGGGCCTATTATGCTGGTCGATGTTCAGGGAAACTTTTATGAACATCATAATCTAAGTAAAGAACAAAACTTTCCGTTAGTAGAGCTTTCTGCTCAGGGAGATATTAATACTGCTGATATCCCTGATGTTCCTACTTTAAGTGCAACAACCCATTATGGTTATCAAGGCAACTGGCATATTGCTTGGGTCGAAGATACAACTGCGAAAACTAAAAATGCTACTTTAAGTTGGAAGAAAACAGGATATAAACCTAATCCGGAAAGACAGGGTCCTCTAGTTCCCAATAGTCTATGGGGCTCTTTTATAGATATTCGTTCGCTTCAGAGTCTTATGGAAAGAAGTACAGGTTCACTATCTTCTCCAACGAGTTTATGGATATCTGGGATAGCAAATTTTTTGCATGAAGATAAAAAAGGAAACCAGAGGGGTTATCGTCATTCTAGCGCAGGCTATGCATTAGGAGCAGGATTTGCCTCTCCTTTTGATAATTTCTTCAACTTTAGCTTCTGTCAGCTCTTTGGCTATGATAAGGACCATTTAGTAGCTAAGAATCACACACATGTTTACGGAGGAGCTTTGGGTTATCAACATCTTGGGGAGTCCAAAACTCTTGCTAAGGTTTTCTCAGGAAATGCTAGCTATCTACCTTTTGTTTTTAGTGCTCATTTTGCTTATGGCCATACCGATAATAATATGAAAACAAATTATACTGCGTACCCTACGGTCAAGGGAAGCTGGGGAAATGATGCCTTTGATATAAAAATTGGAGGCGCTATTCCTATCGCTACTTCAGGAGGTAGATCTTGGATCGATAGTTATACTCCTTTTGTGAATCTAGAGGTTGTTTACGCACACCAAAAAGATTTTAAAGAAAACGGAACAGAGGGTCGTTTTTTCCAAAGTGAAGAGCTCTTCAACCTAGCTTTGCCATTGGGAATAAAATTTGAGAAAGTTGCCGATAAGATGACCTATGATCTTTCATTAACTTATGTTCCAGATCTTATCCGTAGTGATCCTGATTGTACTACAACTCTTGTTATCTCTGGGGATTCTTGGTCGACTTGTGCAACGAGTTTGTCTAGGCAAGCCCTCCTTTTGGGTGCTGGTAATCACTACAGGTTTGCTTCAAATTTCGAACTATTCAGTCAGTGCGAATTTGAATTAAGAGGATCTTCTCGTAGCTATAATATCGATTTTGGAGGAAAATTTGTATTTTAA